From Vibrio splendidus, a single genomic window includes:
- the hslR gene encoding ribosome-associated heat shock protein Hsp15 translates to MKTTNEAVRLDKWLWAARFYKTRSIARNMVDGGKVHYNGQRSKPSKIVELGAVITLRQGNEEKTVTIEKISAHRGGAPVAQTLYEETTESLAKREEFAQQRKLNAHSPAPERRPDKKQRRDIIKFKTQ, encoded by the coding sequence ATGAAAACGACTAATGAAGCTGTCAGACTCGATAAATGGTTGTGGGCAGCACGCTTTTATAAAACTCGTTCAATTGCTCGCAACATGGTCGATGGTGGTAAAGTCCACTATAATGGTCAGCGCAGCAAACCCAGCAAAATCGTAGAACTTGGGGCAGTGATTACCCTGCGCCAAGGGAATGAAGAAAAGACGGTCACCATAGAGAAAATATCCGCACACCGCGGCGGAGCGCCAGTCGCTCAAACCCTCTATGAAGAAACCACCGAAAGCTTGGCAAAAAGAGAAGAGTTTGCACAACAACGCAAGCTAAATGCTCATAGCCCAGCACCAGAACGTCGTCCAGATAAAAAGCAACGTC
- the gspC gene encoding type II secretion system protein GspC — MDNSPVLSRFLENGFLLQQKLSLVLCCVLIAASAWILGQLAWFIEPAEQTIAPWAATASSSSTPQSTLDISSLQQSNMFGAYNPTTPAVVEQQVIQDAPKTRLNLVLVGAVASSNPKLSLAVIANRGTQATYGINEEIEGTRAKLKAVLVDRVIIDNSGRDETLMLEGIEYKRLSVSAPAPPRTSSSVRGNNPASAEEKLDEIKAKIMKDPQQIFQYVRLSQVKRDDKVIGYRVSPGKDSELFNSVGLQNGDIATQLNGQDLTDPAAMGNIFRSISELTELNLVVERDGQQHEVFIEF; from the coding sequence ATGGATAACTCTCCGGTGCTGAGCCGATTTTTAGAGAATGGATTTTTACTCCAGCAGAAACTGAGCCTTGTTCTTTGTTGTGTGTTGATCGCAGCTTCCGCATGGATTTTAGGACAGCTCGCATGGTTTATTGAACCTGCTGAGCAAACCATCGCGCCATGGGCAGCAACGGCTTCCTCGTCTTCAACGCCTCAATCGACTCTTGATATCTCTTCTTTGCAGCAGAGCAACATGTTTGGTGCTTATAACCCAACCACGCCTGCTGTGGTTGAGCAGCAAGTTATCCAAGATGCGCCAAAGACGCGACTGAACCTCGTTTTAGTGGGTGCAGTAGCCAGTTCTAATCCAAAACTGAGCTTGGCGGTGATTGCCAATCGCGGCACACAAGCGACCTACGGAATTAACGAAGAGATTGAAGGCACTAGAGCTAAGCTCAAGGCCGTATTGGTCGATCGTGTGATCATCGATAACTCTGGGCGAGACGAAACCCTGATGCTTGAAGGTATTGAGTACAAGCGTTTGTCTGTATCAGCGCCTGCGCCACCCCGTACCTCTTCTTCTGTGCGTGGCAACAACCCAGCTTCTGCAGAAGAGAAGCTAGATGAAATTAAAGCGAAGATAATGAAAGATCCGCAACAAATCTTCCAATATGTTCGACTGTCTCAGGTGAAACGCGACGATAAAGTGATTGGTTATCGTGTGAGCCCTGGCAAAGATTCAGAACTTTTTAACTCTGTTGGGCTCCAAAACGGAGATATTGCCACTCAGTTAAATGGACAAGACCTGACCGACCCTGCTGCTATGGGCAACATATTCCGTTCTATCTCAGAGCTGACAGAGCTAAACCTCGTCGTCGAGAGAGATGGTCAACAACATGAAGTGTTTATTGAATTTTAA
- the gspD gene encoding type II secretion system secretin GspD, producing MKHWFKKSAWLLAGSLICTPAAIASDFSASFKGTDIQEFINIVGRNLEKTIIVDPSVRGKIDVRSYDVLNEEQYYSFFLNVLEVYGYAVVEMDSGVLKIIKAKDSKTSAIPVVGDSDTIKGDNVVTRVVTVRNVSVRELSPLLRQLNDNAGAGNVVHYDPANIILITGRAAVVNRLAEIIKRVDQAGDKEIEVVELKNASAAEMVRIVDALSKTTDAKNTPAFLQPKLVADERTNAILISGDPKVRSRLRRLIEQLDVEMATKGNNQVIYLKYAKAEDLVDVLKGVSDNLQSEKQSSTKGSSSQRNQVMISAHSDTNSLVITAQPDIMNALQDVIAQLDIRRAQVLIEALIVEMAEGDGVNLGVQWGNLETGAMIQYSNTGASIGGVMVGLEEAKDSTTTKAVYDENNNFLRNETTTEEGDYSTLASALSGVNGAAMSVVMGDWTALISAVATDSNSNILSSPSITVMDNGEASFIVGEEVPVLTGSTAGSSNDNPFQTVERKEVGIKLKVVPQINEGDSVQLQIEQEVSNVLGANGAVDVRFAKRQLNTSVIVQDGQMLVLGGLIDERALESESKVPFLGDIPVLGHLFKSTSTQVEKKNLMVFIKPTIIRDGMTADGITQRKYNFIRAEQLYKAEQGLKLMADDNIPVLPKFGADMNHPAEIQAFIDQMEQE from the coding sequence GTGAAGCATTGGTTTAAGAAAAGTGCATGGTTATTGGCAGGAAGCTTAATCTGCACACCCGCAGCCATCGCGAGTGATTTTAGTGCCAGCTTTAAAGGCACTGATATTCAAGAGTTTATTAATATTGTTGGTCGTAACCTAGAGAAGACGATCATCGTTGACCCTTCGGTGCGCGGAAAAATCGATGTACGCAGCTACGACGTACTCAATGAAGAGCAATATTACAGCTTCTTCCTAAACGTATTGGAAGTGTATGGCTACGCGGTTGTCGAAATGGACTCAGGTGTTCTTAAGATCATCAAAGCCAAGGATTCGAAAACATCAGCAATTCCAGTCGTTGGAGACAGTGACACGATCAAAGGCGACAACGTGGTGACACGTGTTGTGACGGTTCGTAATGTTTCAGTACGTGAACTTTCTCCTCTGCTTCGTCAACTAAACGACAATGCAGGCGCGGGTAACGTTGTGCATTACGACCCAGCCAACATCATCCTTATTACGGGCCGAGCGGCGGTAGTAAACCGTTTAGCTGAAATCATCAAGCGCGTTGACCAAGCGGGTGATAAAGAGATTGAAGTCGTTGAGCTAAAGAATGCTTCTGCGGCAGAAATGGTACGTATCGTTGATGCGTTAAGCAAAACCACAGATGCTAAAAACACACCTGCCTTCCTACAACCTAAATTAGTTGCTGATGAGCGTACCAATGCGATTCTTATCTCAGGTGACCCTAAGGTACGTAGCCGTTTAAGAAGGCTGATTGAACAGCTTGATGTTGAAATGGCAACCAAGGGCAACAACCAAGTTATTTACCTTAAGTACGCAAAAGCAGAAGATTTAGTTGATGTGCTGAAAGGCGTGTCGGACAACCTGCAATCAGAAAAGCAATCTTCAACCAAAGGCAGCTCATCGCAACGCAACCAAGTGATGATCTCCGCTCACAGCGATACCAACTCTTTGGTCATTACCGCACAGCCGGACATCATGAACGCGCTGCAAGATGTGATCGCTCAACTCGATATTCGTCGTGCTCAAGTATTGATTGAAGCCCTAATTGTCGAGATGGCAGAAGGTGACGGCGTTAACCTTGGTGTGCAATGGGGTAACCTTGAAACGGGTGCCATGATTCAGTACAGCAACACTGGTGCTTCTATTGGTGGTGTGATGGTTGGCCTAGAAGAAGCAAAAGATTCAACAACAACCAAAGCTGTTTATGATGAAAATAATAACTTCTTACGTAATGAAACCACTACAGAAGAAGGTGATTATTCTACATTGGCTTCTGCTCTTTCTGGCGTGAACGGTGCAGCAATGAGTGTGGTGATGGGTGACTGGACCGCTTTGATCAGTGCAGTAGCGACCGATTCAAATTCAAATATCCTATCTTCTCCAAGTATCACCGTGATGGATAACGGCGAAGCGTCATTCATTGTGGGTGAAGAGGTGCCTGTTTTAACTGGCTCGACCGCAGGTTCAAGCAACGACAACCCATTCCAAACGGTTGAACGTAAAGAAGTGGGTATCAAGCTGAAAGTGGTGCCACAAATCAATGAAGGTGACTCGGTTCAGCTGCAAATAGAACAAGAAGTATCGAACGTATTAGGCGCCAATGGTGCGGTTGATGTGCGTTTTGCTAAGCGACAGCTAAATACATCAGTGATTGTTCAAGACGGTCAAATGCTGGTGCTTGGTGGTCTGATTGACGAGCGAGCACTGGAAAGTGAATCTAAGGTCCCATTCTTAGGTGATATTCCTGTACTTGGGCACCTGTTCAAATCAACCAGTACTCAGGTTGAGAAAAAGAACCTAATGGTCTTCATCAAACCAACCATTATTCGTGATGGTATGACAGCTGATGGTATCACGCAGCGTAAATACAACTTCATCCGTGCTGAGCAGCTGTATAAGGCTGAGCAAGGGCTGAAATTAATGGCAGATGATAACATCCCGGTATTGCCTAAATTTGGTGCCGACATGAATCACCCGGCTGAAATTCAAGCCTTCATCGATCAAATGGAACAAGAATAA
- the gspE gene encoding type II secretion system ATPase GspE, translating into MAELVGAARTYQRLPFSFANRYKMVLEYQHPERAPILYYVEPLKSAAIIEVSRVVKNGFTPQAITLDEFDKKLTDAYQRDSSEARQLMEDIGADSDDFFSLAEELPQDEDLLESEDDAPIIKLINAMLGEAIKEGASDIHIETFEKSLSIRFRVDGVLRDVLAPSRKLAPLLVSRVKVMAKLDIAEKRVPQDGRISLRIGGRAVDVRVSTMPSSHGERVVMRLLDKNATRLDLHSLGMTAENHENFRKLIQRPHGIILVTGPTGSGKSTTLYAGLQELNSNERNILTVEDPIEFDIDGIGQTQVNPKVDMTFARGLRAILRQDPDVVMIGEIRDLETAEIAVQASLTGHLVMSTLHTNTAIGAITRLRDMGIEPFLISSSLLGVLAQRLVRTLCNECKEPYEADKEQKKLFGLKKKESLTLYHAKGCEECGHKGYRGRTGIHELLMIDDSVQELIHSEAGEQAIEKAIRGTTPSIRDDGLSKVLKGVTSLEEVMRVTKEV; encoded by the coding sequence ATGGCTGAATTGGTAGGGGCGGCACGTACTTATCAGCGCTTGCCGTTTAGCTTTGCGAATCGCTATAAGATGGTGTTGGAGTATCAACATCCAGAGCGCGCCCCGATACTTTATTATGTTGAGCCACTGAAATCGGCGGCGATCATTGAAGTGAGTCGTGTTGTGAAAAATGGTTTCACGCCACAAGCGATTACTCTCGATGAGTTTGATAAAAAACTGACCGATGCTTATCAGCGTGACTCGTCAGAAGCTCGTCAGCTCATGGAAGACATTGGTGCTGATAGTGATGATTTCTTCTCACTAGCGGAAGAACTGCCTCAAGACGAAGACTTACTTGAATCAGAAGATGATGCACCAATCATCAAGTTAATCAATGCGATGCTGGGTGAGGCGATCAAAGAGGGTGCTTCGGATATACACATAGAAACCTTTGAGAAGTCGTTGTCGATTCGTTTCCGTGTTGATGGCGTGCTGCGTGATGTTTTAGCGCCAAGCCGTAAACTGGCTCCGTTATTGGTTTCGCGTGTCAAGGTTATGGCTAAATTGGACATTGCGGAAAAACGCGTGCCACAAGATGGTCGTATTTCTCTGCGTATTGGTGGCCGAGCGGTTGATGTTCGTGTTTCAACCATGCCTTCTTCGCACGGTGAGCGTGTGGTAATGCGTCTGTTGGACAAAAACGCCACTCGTCTAGACTTGCACAGTTTAGGTATGACAGCAGAAAACCATGAAAACTTCCGTAAGCTGATTCAGCGCCCACACGGAATTATCTTGGTGACCGGCCCGACAGGTTCAGGTAAATCGACGACCTTGTACGCTGGTCTGCAAGAACTCAACAGTAATGAACGAAACATTTTAACCGTTGAAGACCCAATCGAATTCGATATTGATGGCATTGGTCAAACACAAGTGAACCCTAAGGTTGATATGACCTTTGCGCGAGGCTTACGTGCCATTCTTCGTCAAGATCCTGATGTGGTTATGATTGGTGAGATACGTGATTTGGAGACCGCTGAGATCGCTGTTCAAGCTTCTTTAACGGGTCACTTAGTTATGTCGACCCTTCACACCAATACAGCAATCGGTGCGATCACGCGTCTACGTGATATGGGCATTGAACCTTTCTTAATCTCTTCTTCGCTGCTGGGTGTTTTGGCTCAGCGCTTGGTTCGTACTTTATGTAACGAATGTAAAGAACCTTATGAAGCCGATAAAGAGCAGAAGAAACTGTTTGGGTTGAAGAAGAAAGAAAGCCTGACGCTTTACCATGCCAAAGGTTGTGAAGAGTGTGGCCATAAGGGATACAGAGGCCGTACCGGTATTCATGAGCTGCTGATGATTGATGATTCAGTACAAGAGTTGATTCACAGTGAAGCGGGTGAACAGGCGATTGAAAAAGCAATTCGTGGCACAACACCAAGTATTCGAGATGATGGCTTGAGCAAAGTTCTGAAAGGGGTAACGTCCCTAGAAGAAGTGATGCGTGTGACCAAGGAAGTCTAG